A stretch of DNA from Campylobacter gracilis:
TGCGATATATTCGCTATCTGGATGAAATGAAAATCCATAGCCGAAGTGGCACGGCAGCAGCTTGGCGCCTGTAAAATTCATCGCGCATTTAAAAGGCGCGATAACTTCCTCTATGCCAAATCCGATCGTGCCGTCTTTTTTATAGTTGTTTCGCTCGTCGCCGATAGTGATCGCCAGAGCAAATTCTTTACCTTTCAGCTTGCCGCCGGCGCTGCCGTAAGCCCAGCCGTAGGCGAATACATCGTCGAACCATTGCTTTAAAAGCGGCGGATAGCTGTACCAATAAAGTGGAAACTGAATGATAATTTTATCGTGGCTTAAAAGTAACTCCTGCTCGCGCGCAACATCGATTTTGCCGTTCGGATAAGCAGCGTAAATTTCGTGAATATCAAATTTATCCGCTTGCTTTTTGGCTACCTCGCGCCACGCCTTGTTTGCGTGCGAGCTTGCCATATCGGGATGAGCGATGATGATGAGATTTTTCATATTTTATCCTTGTTTTAAATTTCTTACATTATATGTTTTTTGGCTGAAATTTTGATTTATCATCTAGCATAATATGGATATGAAATTTCAAATAAAATTTTACTTCCACTCAAATACTAGTGGCAGGCTTGTAGTTTTTTGCATGCGATTAGAAGTTAAATTTATAAGCAAATACGGCAGGCCCCAAAATCGATAGAATTTTATCTATTAAATTGTATTAAAAATTTTAAATGGGATGAAAAATGCGCCGAAAAATTCGGCGCAAATGAAAGGAATGCTAATCTTAGATTAGCGCAGGAGCTACTAAAAATCCTAGAGCGACCGAAAGCGCAACCATAATGGTTCCTGGAAGGAAAAACGAGTGGTTAAATACAAATTTACCGACTCTAGTCGTTCCTGTATCGTCCATAGCGATCGCGCCGAGCGTCGTAGGATAGGTAGGGAGCACGAACAAGCCTGAAACGGCTGCGAACGATGCGACTAAGATCCAAATTTGACCGGAATTTTCAGGGCTGGTCATTCCAAGCGCGGCAGCAACGGCAGGCATCATAACTTTTGTGGTCGCAGCCTGCGAGTATAGCAAGCAGCTTAAGAAGTATAGCGCGACGGCTAGTACGAAAGGATACTGCGTAACGACGTTTTTAGCTACCTCTTTGATGCTGTCAATATGTCCGTTAACAAAAGTAGTACCGAGCCATGCGATACCGATGACGCAGATGCACGCATTCATACCGCTTTGGAAAGTGCTGGTAGAGAGCAGTTTGCCTGTATCGATCTTGCATAAAACAGCAATAAGAAAGCCGATGGTTAGCATAAAGCTGATGATCGCGCTATCTCTTGAAAGGATCGGTTTTTCTACCAAGCCGACGCTCTTTGAGATCGCAAGCGCATAGCAGACGACGATCAAAACGCCGATAGCAAATATCGCAACCGATCTTTTCGCATAAGGCTTCGGCTCTTTATACTCCTCGGCTTTGATCTCAGCTACAAGACCTTTTGAAAGTCTCTCTTTGTAAACAGGGTCTTTTGAAAGATCGAGATCGTAGAATTTATTTACGATGAAAGCCGTGATGATCATAGCTACGAAGGTAGTAGAGATGCAGATAAACAAAAGCTTAGGATAGCTAACGCCTAGCTTCTCGCACAAGCCGCTCATAGCGACGAACGCCGCCGAAATAGGGCTCGCAGTGATCGCTACCTGAGACGAAACGACCGAAAGCGCAAGAGGAGCGGAAGGTTTGATGTTCTGCGTCTTTGCGACCTCGACGATAACCGGGATCATAGAAAATGCAGTATGTCCGGTGCCCGCAAGTATCGTAAGTAGATAGGTAACGATAGGCGCTAGGAAGTTGATCTGCTTAGGATTTTTCCTTAAAATTTTAGATGCTACCTGAACCAAATAATCAAGTCCGCCTGCGACTTGTAGCGCCGTAATCGCGGAGATTACCGATGCGATAATTAGGATAACGTCAATCGGAATATCCTTCATATCGACCTTCATGCCTAAAATGGCTAGGACGACAACGCCCAAGCCGCCTGCATAACCGACGCCCATGCCGCCTAGCTTAACGCCTAGGTAGATGCCGCCTAACAAAACAATAAATTGCAATATCACCATAAAGTCCATTGCAAAACTCCTTATAAAGTAATTTTTTTAACGGCGCGCAGAATTCTAAAGATTTCAGCAGGTGAAATCCGAATTATCTTTATAATTCAGTGGTCGGAATTCTATGCGGAATTTTATCCTAAAATTTCGCAAGTGGAATTTTACTCCACGGAAGCTAAATCTAACTTGATGAAATTCTACATCTACGGAATTCTGCACGATCAATCTTATCTATTAGAATTCTACTTTGCGGAATTTCGCCTATTAAATTAACCGACGAAATTCCGCGCCGCACCTAGTTTGGAACTATTTTTTGCTCATATGCGGGTTGAGCATAGATTTAGGCTCTAGGATCTTATCGATCTCCTCTTTTTTCAAATATCCGCGCTCTAAGCAGATTTCGCCGACGGATTTTCCGGTCTGAAGTGCCTCTTTGGCGATACTTGCGGATTTTTCGTAGCCGATGTATGGATTAAACGCCGTAACGATACCGACGGAATTTAACACCGATTTTAGGCAAGCTTCAGGATTTGCCTTTAGATGTTTGATAGCTTTTTCAGCTAGTGTATTCATCGCATTTTCCAAAAGCACAATCGAGTTAAATAGCGCATATGCGATGCCAGGCTCAAACGCATTAAGCTCGAATTCTCCGCGCTCGGAGCAAAGCATAATAGTCACGTCATTGCCGATTACCTCGTAGCAAGCCTCGCCTACGACCTCGGCGATGACTGGGTTTACTTTGCCCGGCATGATGGAGCTGCCCGGTTGCATCTTAGGAAGCTCGATTTCGCCTAGTCCGCATCTAGGACCAGAGTTCATAAGACGTAGGTCGTTTGCGATTTTACTTAGGCGGACGGCTGCTGTTTTTAACGCACCACTAACGTGAACGAAATCGGCAGTATCTTGCGTAGCGGCGATGAAGTCCTCTGCGGCTTTAAATTTAACGCCGGTGATTTCGCCTAGTTTTTTCTCGACTACGTTTTTGTAATCAGGATGGCAGTTGATACCCGTACCAATCGCCGTAGCGCCCATATTTAGGTAAGTCATCGACTCTCTAGCAGCTTTGATAAGCGCGATATCGGTTTTGATGTAGGTAGCAAAAGCGTTGAAAGTGTTTCCAAGAGTAGTAGGAACGGCGTCTTCAAGCTCCGTCCTTCCCATTTTGATGACATCTTTGTATTCTTTGGCTTTAACTTCAAGCTCTTTTTTCAAATTTTCCATAGCTTTTAGTAGATCGGTTAGCTTGGCGTAAGCGGCGACTTTGATCGAGCTAGGATAGGTATCGTTAGTGCTTTGACCCAAATTTGTGTGATCGTTTGGATGGAGGTATTGGTATTCGCCCTTTTTGTGTCCCATGCTCTC
This window harbors:
- a CDS encoding NAD(P)H-dependent oxidoreductase, whose translation is MKNLIIIAHPDMASSHANKAWREVAKKQADKFDIHEIYAAYPNGKIDVAREQELLLSHDKIIIQFPLYWYSYPPLLKQWFDDVFAYGWAYGSAGGKLKGKEFALAITIGDERNNYKKDGTIGFGIEEVIAPFKCAMNFTGAKLLPCHFGYGFSFHPDSEYIAKSAEKYEEFLAKF
- a CDS encoding anaerobic C4-dicarboxylate transporter; this encodes MDFMVILQFIVLLGGIYLGVKLGGMGVGYAGGLGVVVLAILGMKVDMKDIPIDVILIIASVISAITALQVAGGLDYLVQVASKILRKNPKQINFLAPIVTYLLTILAGTGHTAFSMIPVIVEVAKTQNIKPSAPLALSVVSSQVAITASPISAAFVAMSGLCEKLGVSYPKLLFICISTTFVAMIITAFIVNKFYDLDLSKDPVYKERLSKGLVAEIKAEEYKEPKPYAKRSVAIFAIGVLIVVCYALAISKSVGLVEKPILSRDSAIISFMLTIGFLIAVLCKIDTGKLLSTSTFQSGMNACICVIGIAWLGTTFVNGHIDSIKEVAKNVVTQYPFVLAVALYFLSCLLYSQAATTKVMMPAVAAALGMTSPENSGQIWILVASFAAVSGLFVLPTYPTTLGAIAMDDTGTTRVGKFVFNHSFFLPGTIMVALSVALGFLVAPALI
- a CDS encoding aspartate ammonia-lyase, with the protein product MAKTRKEHDFIGELEISDDFYYGVQTFRALENFHLSGRALKDYPFFIKAFAQIKKAAALANKEVGVLDAQKADAIAKACDRLIAGEFRDQFVVDMIQGGAGTSTNMNTNEVITNIALESMGHKKGEYQYLHPNDHTNLGQSTNDTYPSSIKVAAYAKLTDLLKAMENLKKELEVKAKEYKDVIKMGRTELEDAVPTTLGNTFNAFATYIKTDIALIKAARESMTYLNMGATAIGTGINCHPDYKNVVEKKLGEITGVKFKAAEDFIAATQDTADFVHVSGALKTAAVRLSKIANDLRLMNSGPRCGLGEIELPKMQPGSSIMPGKVNPVIAEVVGEACYEVIGNDVTIMLCSERGEFELNAFEPGIAYALFNSIVLLENAMNTLAEKAIKHLKANPEACLKSVLNSVGIVTAFNPYIGYEKSASIAKEALQTGKSVGEICLERGYLKKEEIDKILEPKSMLNPHMSKK